TGCGGCGCCGACGACGCCCGCACCTTCGCCGTCGACGATCCCGCCACCGGCGCGACGATCGCCGACGTCCCGCTGATGACCGGCGTCGAGACGCGCCGTGCGATCGAGGCGGGCGAACGCGCGCAGCGCGGCTGGCGCGCGCTCACTGGCGCGCAGCGCGCGGCGGTCCTGAAGCGCTGGCACGCGCTGATGATCGCCAATACCGACGACCTCGCGATCATCATGTCGGCCGAGCAAGGCAAGCCGCTCGCGGAAGCGAAGGGCGAAATCGGCTATGCGGCATCGTTCATCGAATGGTTCGCCGAACAGGCGAAACGGGTCGATGGCGACGTGCTCGCCTCGCCTTCCAGCGACAAGCGCATGCTCGTGACGAAGGAGCCGATCGGCGTGTGCGCCGCGATCACGCCGTGGAATTTTCCGGCCGCGATGATCACCCGCAAGGTTGCGCCCGCGCTCGCCGCAGGCTGCGCCATGATCGTGAAGCCCGCCGAAGCCACGCCGCTCTCGGCGCTCGCGCTGGCCGAACTCGCGCATCGCGCGGGCGTTCCGGCGGGCGTGTTCAGCGTGGTCGTCGGCGATCCGCGCGAGATCGGCGCGGAGATGACGGCCAACCCGATCGTGCGCAAGCTCTCGTTCACCGGCTCGACGCCGGTGGGCCGGCTGCTGATGAGCCAGTGCGCGCCGACCGTCAAGAAGCTCTCGCTCGAACTGGGCGGCAACGCGCCGTTCATCGTATTCGACGACGCCGATCTCGACGCGGCCGTCGAAGGCGCGCTCGCTTCGAAGTATCGGAACGCCGGACAAACCTGCGTCTGCACGAACCGCTTCTATGTGCAGGACAGCGTGTACGACGCATTCGCCGACAAGTTCGCGGCGGCGGTCGGTCGCATCAAGGTCCGCAACGGCTTCGAGGGCGGCGTCACGCAAGGACCGCTCATCAACGAGGCGGCGATCGGGAAAGTCGAAGCGCATATCGCCGACGCGGTGGCGCACGGCGCGCGCGTGATCACCGGCGGCAAGCGTCATGCTGCGGGCACGCTCTTCTTCGAACCGACCGTGGTGGACGGCGTCACCGCTTCGATGCGCTTCGCGACCGAGGAAACCTTCGGCCCGGTCGCCCCGCTCTTTCGCTTTCACGACGAGCGCGAGGCGATCGAAGCGGCGAACGCCACGGAGTTCGGGCTGGCCGCGTACTTCTACAGCCGCGACATCGGCCGGATCTGGCGCGTGTCCGAGGCGCTCGAATACGGGATGGTCGGGGTCAACACCGGTCTGATCTCGAACGAAGTCGCGCCGTTCGGCGGCGTCAAGCAGTCCGGCCTCGGTCGCGAAGGCTCGAAGTACGGCATCGAGGAATACCTCGAAATCAAATATCTGTGCATGGGCGGCGTCTGAAGCCTGTCGTGCAATCAAACAATGACCGTGATGAACCCGTCCGCCGGGTCTCACATGAAGGAGAAAGCATGTCGACGTCGCCTCACGATCTTTCGCCTGCGGCAACCGCCGAAGGCGCCCCGCGCGACCTGCAGGAACATATCGCGCGGCTGGAAGCCAAGGGGCTTTTGACCCGCATCGAGCGGCCGATCAACAAGGACACGGAACTGCATCCGCTCGCGCGCTGGCAGTTTCAGGGGGGACTGGACGAAGACCAGCGCCGCGCTTTCCTGTTCACCAACGTGGTCGACGGCGAAGGCCAGACCTATGACATCCCGGTGCTGATCGGCGGTCTCGCCGCCTCGCCGGAGATCTATGCGACCGGGCTGGGCCTGCCGGTCGATCAGATCGGCAAGGTCTGGATGGAGGCGATCGCCGAGCCCATCGCGCCGGTCATGGCGGATGACGCGCCCTGTCAGGAAGTCGTGATCACGGGCGAAGAACTGAAACGCCGCGGGCTGTCGCGGCTGCCGGTGCCGGTGTCCACGCCCGGGTTCGACGCCGCGCCCTATCTCACCGCGACGCTGTGCGTGACCAAGGACCCCGCGAGCGGCGTCCAGAACATGGGCACGTACCGCGCCGCGTTGAAGTCGGAAGACCGGCTGGGCGTACGCATGGCGAGCCGGCTGTCGGGTGCGGGCGGCTATCTGCACTGGGAGAAATATCGCGCAATGGGTCAGCAAATGCCCTGCGCGATCGTGCTGGGCTGCGCGCCGGCCGTGTTGTTCACCGGGCCGCAAAAGCTGCAGATCGATCAGGACGAGATGGCGGTAGCCGGTGGCCTGATGCGCTCGCCGGTCGAGGTGGTGCGCTGCAGGACCATCGACCTCGTCGTCCCGGCCGATGCCGAAATCGTGATCGAAGGCCTGATCGACACCGATGCTCTGGAGCCCGAAGGTCCTTTCGGCGAGAGCCACGGTCATATCGCGCTCGAAGACTACAACATGTCGATGCACGTCACCGCGATCACGATGAAGAAGAAGCCCGTGTTCGTCTCGATCATCAGTCAGGTGACGCCGAGCGAAAGCTCGGTGCTGAAGAAGGTGGCCTACGAGCCGCTGTTCCTCGAGCATCTGCAAAAAGTGATGGGCGTGCGCGGCGTCAAACGGGTGGTGATGCATGAGCCGCTCACCAACCTGCGCAAGGTGATCTTCGTGCAGTTTGCGCGCGGCACGCCGCAGGCGGAGGTCTGGCGCGGCATGCAGGGCGCCGCGACCCTTCAGGCACAGTGCGGCAAGCTGGTCATCGCAGTCTCCGAGGACATCGACCCGGAAAACGCCGATGCCGTCTTCTGGTCGCTGGCGTATCGCTCCGACTTCACGCACGACGTGCATGTGACGCCTTATCGCACGAGCGGCCATGGTCCGAAGTCCGGCCGTGCGCCGCTCGAAAGCACGCTTCTGATCGACGCCACGCTGAAGCACGACATGCCGCCGCTGGCTCTGCCGGCGGAGCGATACATGAGCGCCGCACGCAAGATCTGGGAAGAGCTGAACCTTCCTCATCTGACGCCGCGCCCGCCCTGGCACGGCTACCACCTGGGCGACTGGGACAAGCGCTGGGATGAGTATGCGGATGCGGCGACCTCCGGCGGCTGGCGCGAGACCGGCGAGCGTACGTGGGCCAACCGGCGCGGCGGCGTGAAACCGGAAACACCGGTTCGCGAAGCCTCGGGCGGCCACGGCGAATAAGCCCTTAGAGCTGGGACATCCGGAGACATCCATGACTCAAAAGATTACTGTCGACATCGCCCAGGTCGTCGAGACGCAGGAGCGGAGCTGGTTCACCGTGACCCTCTTCGTTCTGTGCGCCCTCGTCATGCTGGCGGACGGCTTCGACAATCAGGCCCTGAACTACGCCGCGCCCGGCATCATCAAGGAGTGGGGCATCAACCGTGCCCTGATGACGCCGGTGTTCAACGTCAGCATCGTCGGCTGGATGGCGGGGTCGGTCGTCTTCGCGATGCTGGCGGACCGCATCGGCCGGCGACGCGCGATCCTGCTGGCGACCGTGGTGTTCGGCGGCTTTACCTTCGCCGTGCCCTTCGCGCACGATCTGGTCACACTGTCGATCATGCGTTTCTGCGCCGCGCTCGGCATCGGCGGCGGCATGCCGATGGCGGTCTCGCTGATCACGGACTATGCCCGCTCGGCCAATCGGGGTCTGGTCATCACCCTCCTCTATCTCGGCTATACGGCCGGCTCGTCCGGCGGCGGCCTGCTTGCGGCGGAGATTATTCCCGCCTATGGCTGGCGCTCGGTCTTCTATCTGGGTGGCGCTGGCGCGGTGGTGGTGGGCATCATTCTTCTGATCGGACTGCCTGAATCGATTCGCTATCTGGCCCTGCGCAATCCCGGCAGCGAGCGCATCCTGGCTTATGCCCGCAAGCTCAAGCCCAGCGCGCGGTTTGCCGATGACACGCGTTTCACCATTCAGGAACAGGTACGCACGGGCGTGCCGGTGAGGCACCTCTTCACCGAAGGCCGCTCGGCGATGACCGCCTTCCTGTGGCTGGCGCTCGGCTTTTCGTTCGTCACGCACTTCTTTCTGTCGCAGTGGATGACGACACTGCTCACCGACGAAATCGGCTTTGCCAATGCGGCCCGCAGTCAGGCTCTGTTCCAGCTCGGCGCCGGCTTCAGTTGCTTCTTCGGCTGGATGATCGACAAGAAGGGCATCTCGGTGATGACACTGACGATGATTCTCGGCGCCATTCCGGTGGCGGCGCTTGGCGTGGCCGTCGGTACGGGCGCCGGTCCCACCATGGCGATGGCGCTCGCCTCGGGTCTGCTGGTGCTGGGCGGCAATATCGGTCTCAATGCCATTTCGAGCATGATCTATCCGACCTTCATTCGCTCGACCGCGACCGGCGCTTCGTTCGCGGTGGCGCGCATCGGCGCGATCGTCGGGCCGCTGCTTGCCGGTGTGCTGATCGCTGTCGGAACGCCCATCGGAACGATCTTCTTCCTCGGTTCGTTGCCGTTGCTGGCGGCTGGGGTTGCCTGCTTCATGCTCAGTAGAGCGATCACGCCCGAAGTGGCGCGGGAGATGTCCTCGCGGTCGGCGCTGTCGCGGCATTAGAGTGAGTGTCGGGGCATCGCCGGATCCCGTATTCGCGTCGGTCTATTGGCGTTGCCCCTGTGCTAATAGACCGACACGATCACGGGATCCCGTGACGACCCTGCCGCGTCCTAAGCGCGCTCCACCCGCAACGCCTCATGACATGCCTGCAGATCCGCCATAAACACCTTCAGTATCGAAGCCATCGAAGCCCCGCGCCGCGTGATTGCACAGAACGGCCAGTTCCCGCCGAATCGTCCGGCGCAGACCCTGCGCATGTCGCCGCTCTCGACCCAGCCGGCGGCATAGTGATTGGGCAGAAACCCCACATACGCTCCCGAAAGAATGAGAATCGCCTGAGCCTCGACGTTATCGACTGTAGCCGCCGCCTTGCTTGCGCTCAGCATCCGCAGATCGTGCTGCTGAAAGTAACCTCGCGCGACGATCCGGCTTTCGGCGATCATCTCGCTGGACACCTCAGCATCGAACGCGCTCGCGTAAAGCGGATTGCCCCTGCCGCAATAAAGGCCGTCCGCTTCGACATATAGCTCGTCGTAACTCAGCCCCGGCACGTGAATCGGAAAGTGGCCGATCGCCACATGCAGCCGCCCGTCGAGCACGCGTTCCTCAAGTTCGGCCGGTGAGCCTACGTAGATATCGACGTGCACATCGTGTCCACGCGATACGAACTTCTGCAACGCATGCGGCAGCGGCGAGGTTTTGTCGGAAACCGTATTGTCGATGGTTCCGAGGTAGAGCCTGCCCGAGATGTGCTTCTTCAGCGCATCGGTATCCATACAAAATGCTTCCACCGCGATCTGCAGCCGTTGCGCCGCCTCAAAGGTCGCGATGCCATGCTCGGTCAGCCGGAAGCCGCCCCGCCCCCGTTCGCAGAGCTTGAGCCCGAGACGGGTCTCGAGCGTCGTCATCTGTTCGCTGATCGTCGACTGGCTCACGTTCAGGCTCGCCTGCGCGGCCGAAAAGCCGCCGCATCGCACCACGGCCATGAAGACGCGCAGCAGCTTGAGATCAACGTCCTGCAATTGGGTCATCGGGTGCCGCCTCCCCTCGTCGTTGCTTCGGATTATCCGATGTGAACATCCGATACTCGTGATTTTTACGCCCGTCATTCCTGTTCATAGTTTCTCAAAACAACGCGCAGGCTCAAACCTGCGGTCCAACTTGACAGAACAGGAGATGCTGAAATGCAGGGCAACAGCTATGAATCCGGGCGACTCAACCTGCCGTTCGTCGGCCATTGCACGTTCGCGAAGTCGCCGGTGTGCCTCGACTGGAACCGGATCGACGCCGATGTGGCGATCCTCGGCGCGCCGAACGACATGGGCACGCAATGGCGCTCCGGCGCCCGCTTCGGGCCGCGCAGCATCCGTGAAGCGTCGACGCTGTTCTCGTTCGGCCATGCGGGCGCGTACGACCACGAAGACGACGTGCTGTATCTGAGCCGCGACCAGTTGCGCATGGTCGACGTCGGCGACGCCGATATCGTGCACACCGACATGGCGAGCAGCAACGCGAACATCGAACTCGCGGTGCGCAAGATCCTCGAATGCGGCGCGATGCCCATCACCCTGGGCGGCGACCATTCGATCCACGCGCCGGTCATCAAGGCGTTCGAGGGCAAAGGACCGATTCACATCATCCATTTCGACGCGCATCTGGACTTCGTCGACGAGCGCCACGGCGTGCGCTACGGGCACGGCAATCCGCTGCGCCGTGCATCCGAGATGGCGCATATCGTCGGCATGACGCAGCTCGGCATTCGCAACGTGTCGTCGTCGAACCGCGAAGACTATGACGCGGCGCGCCGTGCCGGCTCGGAAATCCTGTCGGTGCGCGACGTGCGCAAGCTCGGCACGGAAGGCGTGCTCGCCCGGGTTCCGGAAGGCGCGGCCTACTATATAACCATCGACATCGACGGCTTCGATCCGTCCATCGCGCCTGGCACGGGCACGCCGAGCCACGGCGGGTTCCTGTACTACGAGGTGCTCGAGATCATCCAGGCGCTCGCCCGGCGCAGCCGCGGAAACATCGTAGGAATGGATCTCGTGGAAGTCGCGCCCGCCTACGACCCCGCCGGCGTCACGCCGATTCTCGCCGCTCAACTGCTGATGAATTCGATCGGCTTCATCTTTCACGAGCGCAGCAAGGCCAAACGCTGAAAGCGCGCCTGCAATTCCACGGTTCACATCGACATTCACGGGGCTCGACATCATGAAGCCCCGGACCAACAGGAGACGAGTTTTGGATACCAATGTCAGCGACTATCTGAATCGGTTCGGCGTTCAGAAAGCCACCACGCGCTTTTTGAACAAGCCGCAGAAAATGTTCATTGGCGGCGCGTGGGTGCCGGGCGGCGCGGGAGAGACGCTCGATGTGATCGAGCCGTCGACCACCGGCGTCATCACGCAGATTCCGCTCGCCACCATCGACGATCTCGACCGCGCGGTGCGCGCCGCGCGCGCGCAGTTCGATGGCGGTCCGTGGCGCAAGCTCAAGCCGCTCGAACGGGAGCGCCTGCTGCACCGGCTCGCCGATCTGATCGAAGCCAACGCGGCCGAACTCGCGGAAATCGAATCGATCGACATGGGCAAGTCCGCCGCGCAGGCGCGCGACGTCGACGTGCAGGGCACCATCGATACGTTCCGCTACTTCGCGGGCTGGGCGTCGAAGCTGCACGGACGCACCGTCGAGCCTTCGCTGCCGGGCGACTACGTCGCCTATACGCGCAAGGAGCCGGTCGGCGTGGTCGGCATCATCGTGCCGTGGAATTTTCCGCTGCAGACC
The Caballeronia sp. NK8 genome window above contains:
- a CDS encoding MFS transporter — encoded protein: MTQKITVDIAQVVETQERSWFTVTLFVLCALVMLADGFDNQALNYAAPGIIKEWGINRALMTPVFNVSIVGWMAGSVVFAMLADRIGRRRAILLATVVFGGFTFAVPFAHDLVTLSIMRFCAALGIGGGMPMAVSLITDYARSANRGLVITLLYLGYTAGSSGGGLLAAEIIPAYGWRSVFYLGGAGAVVVGIILLIGLPESIRYLALRNPGSERILAYARKLKPSARFADDTRFTIQEQVRTGVPVRHLFTEGRSAMTAFLWLALGFSFVTHFFLSQWMTTLLTDEIGFANAARSQALFQLGAGFSCFFGWMIDKKGISVMTLTMILGAIPVAALGVAVGTGAGPTMAMALASGLLVLGGNIGLNAISSMIYPTFIRSTATGASFAVARIGAIVGPLLAGVLIAVGTPIGTIFFLGSLPLLAAGVACFMLSRAITPEVAREMSSRSALSRH
- a CDS encoding NAD-dependent succinate-semialdehyde dehydrogenase, with amino-acid sequence MTESNPLSRLADPSLLRTLAYIDGAWCGADDARTFAVDDPATGATIADVPLMTGVETRRAIEAGERAQRGWRALTGAQRAAVLKRWHALMIANTDDLAIIMSAEQGKPLAEAKGEIGYAASFIEWFAEQAKRVDGDVLASPSSDKRMLVTKEPIGVCAAITPWNFPAAMITRKVAPALAAGCAMIVKPAEATPLSALALAELAHRAGVPAGVFSVVVGDPREIGAEMTANPIVRKLSFTGSTPVGRLLMSQCAPTVKKLSLELGGNAPFIVFDDADLDAAVEGALASKYRNAGQTCVCTNRFYVQDSVYDAFADKFAAAVGRIKVRNGFEGGVTQGPLINEAAIGKVEAHIADAVAHGARVITGGKRHAAGTLFFEPTVVDGVTASMRFATEETFGPVAPLFRFHDEREAIEAANATEFGLAAYFYSRDIGRIWRVSEALEYGMVGVNTGLISNEVAPFGGVKQSGLGREGSKYGIEEYLEIKYLCMGGV
- a CDS encoding UbiD family decarboxylase, producing MSTSPHDLSPAATAEGAPRDLQEHIARLEAKGLLTRIERPINKDTELHPLARWQFQGGLDEDQRRAFLFTNVVDGEGQTYDIPVLIGGLAASPEIYATGLGLPVDQIGKVWMEAIAEPIAPVMADDAPCQEVVITGEELKRRGLSRLPVPVSTPGFDAAPYLTATLCVTKDPASGVQNMGTYRAALKSEDRLGVRMASRLSGAGGYLHWEKYRAMGQQMPCAIVLGCAPAVLFTGPQKLQIDQDEMAVAGGLMRSPVEVVRCRTIDLVVPADAEIVIEGLIDTDALEPEGPFGESHGHIALEDYNMSMHVTAITMKKKPVFVSIISQVTPSESSVLKKVAYEPLFLEHLQKVMGVRGVKRVVMHEPLTNLRKVIFVQFARGTPQAEVWRGMQGAATLQAQCGKLVIAVSEDIDPENADAVFWSLAYRSDFTHDVHVTPYRTSGHGPKSGRAPLESTLLIDATLKHDMPPLALPAERYMSAARKIWEELNLPHLTPRPPWHGYHLGDWDKRWDEYADAATSGGWRETGERTWANRRGGVKPETPVREASGGHGE
- the speB gene encoding agmatinase, whose amino-acid sequence is MQGNSYESGRLNLPFVGHCTFAKSPVCLDWNRIDADVAILGAPNDMGTQWRSGARFGPRSIREASTLFSFGHAGAYDHEDDVLYLSRDQLRMVDVGDADIVHTDMASSNANIELAVRKILECGAMPITLGGDHSIHAPVIKAFEGKGPIHIIHFDAHLDFVDERHGVRYGHGNPLRRASEMAHIVGMTQLGIRNVSSSNREDYDAARRAGSEILSVRDVRKLGTEGVLARVPEGAAYYITIDIDGFDPSIAPGTGTPSHGGFLYYEVLEIIQALARRSRGNIVGMDLVEVAPAYDPAGVTPILAAQLLMNSIGFIFHERSKAKR
- a CDS encoding LysR family transcriptional regulator gives rise to the protein MTQLQDVDLKLLRVFMAVVRCGGFSAAQASLNVSQSTISEQMTTLETRLGLKLCERGRGGFRLTEHGIATFEAAQRLQIAVEAFCMDTDALKKHISGRLYLGTIDNTVSDKTSPLPHALQKFVSRGHDVHVDIYVGSPAELEERVLDGRLHVAIGHFPIHVPGLSYDELYVEADGLYCGRGNPLYASAFDAEVSSEMIAESRIVARGYFQQHDLRMLSASKAAATVDNVEAQAILILSGAYVGFLPNHYAAGWVESGDMRRVCAGRFGGNWPFCAITRRGASMASILKVFMADLQACHEALRVERA